A window of Synechococcus sp. MEDNS5 contains these coding sequences:
- a CDS encoding ATP-binding protein, with product MASEPATASKDGLASWAVIEPQQGEGQGWRERIGAWWAEFSLQTKLLAVATLVVSLMMTGITFFALNGIQRDAEMNDTRYARDLGLLLAGNVSELVAEGRDRELANVAETFWRSSRSLRYIFFADPEGIVYLGIPISGSDNTSDSDLRLNRRLELPAEMPNRPKNPLVRQHITPQGLVTDVFVPLVEQNRYLGVLALGVNPNETALASAALTREVTVAVFISIWVLVILGAVFNALTITRPVKELLRGVRSIGDGDFRARIGLPVGGELGELLEGFNAMASQLQVYDAANIEELQAAQVKQASLIATMADGAVLLDGDGRIVLANPTARRLFRWEGRNLEGQDFLNELPELLAVELHEPIEAVTSNRTDTNELRSSIGDPPRTLRFVLQAVREPSGETLKGLAVTIQDLTREVELNAAQSRFISNVSHELRTPLFNIKSYVETLHDMGDQLSDEDRRDFLGIANAETDRLTRLVNDVLDLSRLESSRSVTFAPIELRQGLEQTLRSYQLNASDKKVELRLEADRDLPDILGNWDLLLQVIDNLVGNALKFNREGGQLMIRAYTWPDSCQMTPQQQENDGPTCPLTSPLPRMRVEICDTGYGISPENQQRIFERFYRVENTVHTEVGTGLGLSIVRGILEKHGTDIRMASELEVGTTFWFDLPLAQEDPEELQWKAERQNDS from the coding sequence ATGGCCAGCGAACCAGCGACGGCCTCGAAGGATGGCCTGGCCTCGTGGGCGGTGATCGAACCCCAACAGGGTGAAGGCCAGGGCTGGAGAGAGCGGATCGGGGCTTGGTGGGCTGAATTCAGCCTTCAAACGAAGCTGTTGGCGGTGGCCACCTTAGTGGTGAGTCTGATGATGACGGGCATCACCTTCTTCGCGCTCAATGGCATCCAGCGTGATGCAGAGATGAACGACACCCGCTACGCCAGAGATCTCGGGCTGCTGCTGGCGGGCAACGTCAGCGAGCTGGTTGCTGAGGGTCGCGATCGGGAATTGGCCAATGTGGCCGAAACGTTCTGGCGATCCAGCCGAAGCCTCCGCTACATCTTTTTCGCCGACCCGGAGGGAATCGTCTACCTGGGGATTCCCATCAGCGGAAGCGATAACACTTCAGACAGTGATCTCCGTCTCAATCGGCGATTGGAACTGCCCGCGGAAATGCCGAACCGCCCCAAGAACCCATTGGTGCGGCAGCACATCACCCCCCAGGGTCTGGTCACCGACGTCTTCGTTCCCCTGGTGGAGCAAAACCGCTATCTGGGTGTGCTGGCCCTGGGAGTCAATCCCAACGAAACGGCTCTGGCGAGTGCGGCTCTCACCCGGGAGGTGACGGTGGCGGTGTTCATCTCCATCTGGGTGCTGGTGATCCTGGGGGCCGTGTTCAATGCCCTCACCATCACCCGACCGGTGAAGGAGCTGCTTCGAGGGGTCCGGTCGATCGGCGATGGCGACTTCCGCGCCCGGATCGGCCTCCCCGTTGGCGGTGAACTTGGCGAACTGTTGGAGGGCTTCAACGCCATGGCCTCCCAGCTTCAGGTTTACGACGCGGCGAACATCGAGGAACTGCAGGCCGCGCAGGTAAAACAGGCCTCCCTGATCGCCACCATGGCTGACGGCGCCGTTTTGCTGGACGGCGATGGACGCATCGTGCTGGCCAATCCAACAGCTCGGCGTCTGTTCCGTTGGGAAGGACGCAACCTCGAGGGACAGGACTTTCTCAACGAACTCCCCGAGCTCCTCGCCGTGGAGCTGCATGAGCCGATCGAGGCGGTGACAAGCAACCGCACCGATACCAATGAGCTACGCAGCAGCATCGGCGATCCACCGCGAACCCTCCGATTCGTTCTGCAAGCCGTTCGCGAACCCAGCGGCGAAACCCTGAAAGGCTTGGCGGTCACGATCCAGGATCTGACCCGCGAAGTGGAGTTGAACGCTGCTCAGAGCCGCTTCATCAGCAATGTGTCCCACGAACTGCGCACGCCCCTTTTCAACATCAAGAGCTATGTGGAAACCCTCCACGACATGGGGGATCAGCTCAGCGATGAAGACCGCCGCGACTTTCTGGGCATTGCCAACGCAGAGACTGATCGCCTGACGCGACTGGTGAACGATGTGCTCGATCTGTCGCGGTTGGAGTCCAGCCGCAGCGTCACCTTCGCGCCGATTGAGCTGCGTCAGGGACTGGAGCAGACCCTGCGCAGTTATCAGCTCAATGCGTCAGACAAGAAAGTAGAACTCCGCCTTGAAGCGGATCGAGACCTCCCCGACATTCTCGGCAACTGGGATCTACTGCTCCAGGTGATCGACAACCTTGTGGGCAATGCCCTCAAATTCAATCGCGAGGGCGGTCAGCTGATGATCCGTGCCTACACCTGGCCGGACAGTTGCCAGATGACACCACAGCAGCAAGAGAACGATGGGCCAACCTGCCCACTCACATCACCGCTTCCGCGCATGCGGGTGGAAATCTGCGACACCGGTTACGGCATCAGTCCCGAAAATCAACAGCGCATCTTCGAGCGTTTCTACCGGGTTGAAAATACCGTGCATACAGAAGTGGGAACCGGTCTGGGCCTCTCGATCGTGCGCGGCATCCTCGAGAAGCATGGAACCGACATCCGCATGGCCAGTGAACTTGAAGTGGGCACAACCTTCTGGTTCGATCTGCCTTTGGCTCAAGAAGATCCCGAAGAATTGCAGTGGAAGGCTGAACGGCAGAACGATTCCTGA
- the kaiC gene encoding circadian clock protein KaiC, translating to MQISSSSGSPQMQVQKLPTGIEGFDDVCHGGLPIGRSTLISGTSGTGKTVFSLHFLHNGIAHFDEPGIFVTFEESPLDILRNAASFGWNLQEMVEQDKLFILDASPDPDGQDVAGSFDLSGLIERINYAIRKYKAKRVAIDSITAVFQQYDAVFVVRREIFRLIARLKEIGVTTVMTTERIDEYGPIARYGVEEFVSDNVVILRNVLEGERRRRTVEILKLRGTTHMKGEFPFTMGAHGISIFPLGAMRLTQRSSNVRVSSGVPRLDEMCGGGFFKDSIILATGATGTGKTLLVSKFIEDACRNKERAILFAYEESRAQLLRNATSWGVDFEQMEQDGLLKIICAYPESTGLEDHLQIIKTEISQFKPSRMAIDSLSALARGVSHNAFRQFVIGVTGYAKQEEIAGFFTNTSEEFMGSHSITDSHISTITDTILLLQYVEIRGEMARALNVFKMRGSWHDKGIREFVITGNGPQIKDSFSNFERIISGVPHRVTTDERSELLRIARGVDPDA from the coding sequence CAGGTTCAGAAGCTCCCAACAGGGATTGAGGGCTTCGATGATGTCTGCCATGGCGGTCTGCCGATCGGTCGCAGCACCCTGATTAGTGGCACGTCCGGAACTGGCAAGACCGTTTTTTCTCTGCACTTTCTGCATAACGGCATCGCGCACTTTGACGAGCCAGGCATCTTTGTCACCTTTGAAGAGTCGCCCCTCGATATCCTGCGCAACGCAGCCAGCTTCGGTTGGAATCTGCAGGAGATGGTGGAGCAGGACAAGCTATTCATCCTCGATGCATCCCCGGATCCCGATGGACAGGATGTGGCCGGAAGCTTTGACCTTTCCGGTCTGATCGAACGCATCAATTACGCCATTCGCAAATACAAAGCCAAGCGGGTGGCGATCGACTCGATCACGGCGGTGTTCCAGCAGTACGACGCAGTATTCGTCGTGCGTCGTGAGATCTTTCGTCTGATCGCTCGTCTCAAAGAGATCGGCGTCACCACGGTGATGACCACGGAACGGATCGATGAGTACGGCCCCATCGCTCGCTACGGCGTTGAGGAGTTCGTCTCCGACAACGTCGTGATCCTGCGCAACGTGCTTGAGGGCGAGCGTCGCCGGCGCACGGTGGAGATCCTCAAACTCAGGGGAACCACGCACATGAAGGGGGAATTCCCTTTCACCATGGGAGCCCATGGCATCAGCATCTTCCCCCTCGGAGCGATGCGCCTCACCCAGCGCTCCTCGAATGTGCGGGTCAGCTCCGGCGTGCCTCGGCTTGATGAGATGTGCGGGGGTGGTTTCTTCAAGGACTCCATCATCCTCGCCACTGGTGCCACCGGAACCGGCAAGACCTTGCTGGTATCGAAGTTCATTGAGGATGCCTGTCGGAATAAAGAGCGGGCGATCCTGTTCGCCTATGAGGAGTCACGTGCCCAGCTGCTGCGCAATGCCACAAGCTGGGGGGTCGACTTCGAGCAGATGGAGCAGGACGGACTGCTGAAGATCATCTGTGCCTATCCCGAGTCGACAGGTCTGGAGGATCACCTCCAGATCATCAAGACCGAGATCAGCCAGTTCAAGCCGTCACGGATGGCGATTGACTCTCTCTCCGCCCTGGCCCGTGGCGTCAGTCACAACGCCTTCCGTCAGTTTGTGATCGGTGTGACCGGCTATGCCAAGCAGGAGGAAATCGCCGGATTCTTCACGAACACATCGGAGGAGTTCATGGGCAGTCATTCGATCACTGATTCCCATATCTCCACCATCACCGACACGATCCTGCTGCTGCAATACGTGGAAATCCGAGGGGAGATGGCCCGGGCTTTGAACGTGTTCAAGATGCGGGGCTCCTGGCACGACAAAGGAATCCGCGAATTCGTGATCACTGGCAACGGTCCTCAGATCAAAGACTCCTTCTCCAATTTCGAGCGGATCATCTCCGGAGTTCCCCATCGGGTGACCACCGATGAGCGCAGCGAGCTTTTACGCATTGCGCGGGGCGTGGATCCCGATGCCTGA